One stretch of Girardinichthys multiradiatus isolate DD_20200921_A chromosome 2, DD_fGirMul_XY1, whole genome shotgun sequence DNA includes these proteins:
- the coq9 gene encoding ubiquinone biosynthesis protein COQ9, mitochondrial — protein MAALLRGLRAGRLLRGLTSVVAAPTSTHAQGSSLRRGFHFAALKLQDESKSDKPSVSSSSSSSSTITNEHHQAQSAEQDNEAASQQHSDPNCSDQEQDEDFETEEQRQTRILTAAVEFVPLHGWSMEAIAAGAESLGLSSASTGMFYNGAGDMVLHFISQCNSKLTEILAEQHNQVQLGQAEPKKTADFLRDAVETRLRMYIPYIETWPQAMSILLLPHNIPDSLKHLSTMVDDIWYYAGDRSTDMNWYTKRAVLTGLYNTTELVMLQDSSLDFQDTWTFLDNRIQDVVNMATTAKQMQSTGEAVAQGLMGAAVTLKNLTGLNQRR, from the exons ATGGCGGCGCTTCTGAGAGGACTGCGGGCTGGAAGGCTCCTCCGTGGGCTGACCAGCG TGGTCGCTGCACCAACATCAACACATGCTCAGGGCAGCAGCCTGAGGCGAGGCTTCCACTTTGCAGCACTGAAGCTGCAGGACGAGTCCAAATCTGACAAACCCTCTGTATCttcatcctcatcatcatcatccacaaTCACCAATGAGCACCACCAGGCTCAGTCAGCTGAACAGGACAATGAGGCAGCTTCTCAGCAGCATTCTGATCCAAACTGCAG TGACCAGGAGCAGGACGAGGACTTTGAAACAGAGGAGCAACGGCAGACTCGAATTCTGACGGCGGCTGTGGAGTTTGTCCCGCTGCACGGCTGGTCCATGGAAGCCATCGCTGCTGGTGCTGAA TCTCTGGGTTTGTCCTCTGCTTCTACTGGGATGTTCTACAACGGAGCGGGAGACATGGTCCTACATTTCATTTCCCAGTGCAACTCCAAGCTGACTGAGATCCTGGCTGAACAACACAATCAGGTCCAGCTGGGCCAGGCAGA ACCAAAGAAGACAGCTGACTTCCTAAGAGATGCAGTAGAAACCAGGCTGCGGATGTACATCCCCTACATTGAAACCTGGCCACAG GCGATGAGCATCCTGCTCCTTCCTCACAACATCCCCGACAGCCTGAAGCATCTCTCCACTATGGTGGACGACATCTGGTACTATGCCGGGGACCGATCCACAGAC ATGAACTGGTACACAAAGCGGGCAGTGCTTACTGGTCTCTACAATACTACAGAGCTGGTGATGTTGCAGGATTCCTCTCTGGACTTCCAGGACACCTGGACCTTCCTTGATAACCGCATTCAGGATGTAGTCAACATGGCCACCACTGCAAAGCAG ATGCAGTCAACCGGTGAAGCTGTAGCGCAGGGGCTCATGGGAGCTGCAGTTACG CTGAAGAACCTCACAGGACTGAACCAGAGGCGATGA